The DNA window GTAAGGTCCGGTCACGGCCACGTTGCGCAGCGTCGGCACCTTGAACTTGCCCGCCTCTGCAGGATCCTCGACCGCCGGATTGGCCAAAAGCCCGAGATCTGGCCCTGCGGCGCCGTTGACCTCGCGCGCTGCCGCATTCGCCGGAACGCCGATATTGTGATAGCTGTAATCGGTGAAGGTCTCATCCGCGGCCATCGGCGACTTGCGCAGCTGATGGCACAGATTGCAGTTGGTGAATTGCTGCGAGAAGAACAGAAGCCGGCCAAGCTCTTCCTTGTCCGTCAGTTGAACTTCGCCGCGCAAGTATCTGTCATATCTGGAATCAAAGGGCGCGAAACGATCGGTCTCCTCGAACGCGGCAATGGCGGAGGTCGCGGCGCGGAAGACGGCTTCGGGATCGTCGGGCGTCGCGTCGCCGTAAAGCGCGCTCAGCGTCGCGCCATAGCGCGGATTCTCGAGGATGCGGGCGGCCGCCTCCCCGACATCGTCGAGCCCCATCTCGATCGGATTCAGCGGCGGTCCGGCCGCCTGCTCGGCCAGACCGGCGGCGCGGCCGTCATGGAACTGGCCGCCGATATAGATGCCGTCGGCGCGCCGGCCGAAGGGCGGTGAGAACCGGGCATAGGCGGCGGTCGGCGTGTTGCGGTCGCCAAGCGACTGCCCATCCGCACCGAGCGAGACCGCCCGCCCGGCCAGCGTCGGCCGCGGGTCGGTGAAGGCATGGTCCGGATCGTGGCAGGTGGCACAGGCCTGGCTCCGCGACTTCGAGAGATTGACGTCGAAGAACAGCGCCTCGCCGAAAGCCTCGGGAGAGCTGTAGGCCCCCTCCTCCGGCTCGGCAGCGCCAAGCGTGCCGCCTGTCAGCAGCGCCGCAACCAGCGCCAGTCCGGCTCCCGTACCGGTTCGTTTCATCTTTCCGATCCCCTGCTCGCTCAGATCATCGCGGCCGGCTGCGTCCTGAGCCGCCCCGAACCCGCGCGCAGCATAGGGACCGCCCGCGCCGGGATCAATTCCTGAGAAAAAAAATCGGAAACGCCGGGCCGGAAACAATCGAACGGAAACACTCGACCGGAAATGCCCGGCCGACCTCAGCCGAGGGCGTAGCCTGCCCCGCGGACCGTGCGAACCGGATCCGGGCCGCCATGTTGGCACAGCGCCTTCCGCAGCCGCCCGATATGGACATCGACGGTGCGGGTATCGACATAGATGTCGCGCCCCCAGACCCGGTCGAGAAGCTGTTCGCGGCTCCAGACCCGGCCGGGCTTTTCCATGAAGGTCGAGAGCAGCCGGAATTCGGTCGGGCCGAGCTTCAACGGCTTTTCCGAACGGAACACCTTGTGGGTTTCGGCATCGAGCAGGATGTCCTCGAATTCGAGCCGCTGGCCCACGGTCGCCGGACGGGTGCGCCGCAGCTGGGCGCGGACCCGCGCCATCAGCTCGACCACCGAATAAGGCTTGACCACATAGTCGTCGGCGCCGGTTTCCAGCCCGCGGACCCGGTCGACCTCCTCCGAGCGGGCCGAGAGCATGATGATCGGCACGCCCCGGGTCTCGGGCCGGGTCTTCAGACGACGGCAGACCTCGATCCCCGAGACCGAGGGCAGCATCCAGTCCAGCACGATGATGTCGGGCGCGTGCTCCTCGACCAGCAAAAGCGCCTCTTCGCCATTCCCGGCCTTCGAGACCCGGAAGCCTTCGGCCTGCAGGTTGTAGGCCAGAACTTCGCGCTGCGCGGGTTCGTCCTCGACGATCAGGATGGTCGGCTGTTCGCTCGGGCTCATCGGCTCAACTCCTGAGCGTTTCGACCGAGGTGCGGTCGGCCTTGGGCCGGTCGTCCTCGGGCATGTGGCCGGTGGCCAGGTAGATCACCTGCTCGGCGATGGAGGTGACATGATCGCCCATGCGCTCGATGTTCTTGGCGATGAAATGCAGATGCATGCAGGCGGTGATGTTGCGCGGATCCTCCATCATGAAGGTCAGGAATTCGCGGAACAAGGCATTATACATCTGGTCGACCTCGAGATCGCGCTGGCGCACATCCTCGGCCAGTTCGGCATCGCGCTGGATATAGGCGTCGAGCGCATCCTTCAGCATCAGCTCGACCGCCTTGGCCATCCGCCGGATCGCCCCGGCCGCGCCCTCCATCGGGGCCATCTGCACCAGGACGCCGGTGCGCTTGGCCATGTTCTTGGCATAATCGCCGCAGCGTTCGAGATTGGCCGAGATCTTCATCACCGACAGCACCGTGCGCAGATCGCCGGCCGAGGGCTGGCGCAGCGCAAGCAGCCGCGCGGCCTCCTCGTTGACCTGTTCCTCGAGCGCGTCGATGGCCTTGTCGCCGTCGCGCACGCGCTCGGCCAGTTCCTCGTCGCGCGTCTCGAGCGAGGTCGCGGCCTCGAGGATCGCGATCTCGACCAGCCCGCCCATCTTCATGATGAGCGCTTGGATCGATTCGAGCTCGCGGTCGTAGGATTTGACGATATGCGGGTCTTTCATAACATCCGACATGAAAGGTCCTTTCTCAGCCGATGCGGCCGGTGATGTAGCTCTCGGTGCGGGGATCGCCCGGATTTGTGAAGATCTTCGCCGTCTCGCCATATTCGACCAGACTGCCGAGATGGAAAAACGCGGTGCGCTGGCTGACGCGCGCGGCCTGCTGCATCGAATGGGTCACGATCACCACCGAATATTGCGTGCGCAGCTCGTCGATCAGCTCCTCGACCTGGGCGGTGGCGATCGGGTCGAGCGCCGAGCAGGGCTCGTCCATCAGCAAAACCTCGGGTTCGGTCGCGACGGCGCGGGCGATGCAGAGCCGTTGCTGCTGGCCGCCCGAAAGCCCGGTGCCGGGTGCCTGCAGGCGGTCCTTGACCTCGTCCCAGATCGCCGCGCGCCGCAGCGAGCGCTCGACGATCTCGTCCAGATCGGCCTTGCTGCGGGCCAGCCCGTGGATGCGCGGCCCGTAGGCGACATTGTCATAGATCGACTTGGGAAACGGGTTCGGCTTCTGGAACACCATGCCGACCTTGGCGCGCAGCTGCACCGGATCCACGCGCGGATCGTAGATGTCCTCGCCGTCCAGACGGATGTCGCCCTCGACCCGGCAGATGTCGATGGTGTCGTTCATCCGGTTCAGGCAGCGCAGGAAGGTGGATTTGCCGCAGCCCGAGGGGCCGATGAAGGCGGTCACGGTCTTGTCCGCGATATCGATATCGACATCGCGGATGGCCTGGCTGTTGCCGTAATAGACCTGGCAGCCATGGGCCGCGATCTTGGTCTCTCCGGTCACCGTCGCCCGCGCAAGATCGGAATTGTCATACATGTCGGAGGTCCTTTCGCAGCCGATCACCACCGGCGCTCGAAGCGGCGGCGCAGCAGGATGGCGATGATGTTCATTGTCATCAGGAAGACGAGCAGCAGGATGATGCCGCCCCAGGCCCGTTCATAGAAGGCCGGATCGGCGCGCTTGGCCCATTCGTAGATCTGGGCCGGCATGGCCGAGTTCGGCGCCATGAAGCCCGAGGCGACGCCGTCGGGATAGTTCGAGGCGACAAAGCCCACCATCCCGATCAGCAGAAGCGGCGCGGTTTCGCCCAGCGCCTGGGCCAGCCCGAGGATGGTGCCGGTCAGGATGCCGGGCATCGCCAGCGGCAGCACATGGTGGAACACCGCCTGCATCTTCGAGGCCCCTACCCCCAGGGCCGCATCGCGGATCGAGGGCGGCACCGCCTTCAGCGCGGCGCGGGTCGAGATGATGATGGTCGGCAGCGTCATCAGCGACAGCACCAGCCCGCCGACCAGCGGCGCGGATTGCGGCAGATGCACGAACTGGATGAAGACCGCGAGCCCGAGGATCCCGAAGACGATCGAGGGCACGGCGGCGAGATTGGAAATGTTCACCTCGATCAGGTCGGTGATGCGGTTCTGCGGCGCGAATTCCTCGAGATAGATCGAGGCCCCGACCCCGATCGGCAGCGCCAACGCCAGCACCACGATCATCATGTAGAACGACCCCAGCATGGCGACGCCGATCCCGGCCTGTTCGGGGCGCGCGTCCGAGGCGTCGGGCCCGGTGATGAAGGCAAGGTTGAAGGCCTTGGTCGCGATGCCCGCCTCGCGCAGCTTGTCGATCAGATCCAGGTGGGCCGCGTCGAGGTTCTTGTCGCGCTCGATCGAGGCGCGGCTGACGCGTCCCTTGAGATAGCCGTCGACCCGCGACGAGGCGAGGATGCGCACCGTCACGGTCTGGCCGATCAGGCTTGGATCGGCCAGCACCATGTCGCGCAGGGTCGAGCGTGCCCCGTCCGAGAACAGCTTGTCGAGCGGCGAGGAAAAGCCCTTGATCATGGCATCGGCCAGCGGCGTCTCGATGCCATGGGCCTCGATCTCGCGCAGCATCGCCTCGCGCAGCAGCGGCGAATAGGCGAAGGTCTTGACCGACTTGATATCGTCCAGATTGCGAGTGCCGGTCTTGTCCAGCACATCCTCGCGGAATTCGATCTGCAGCGTGTAGCCGGTCTGCTGGAAGGCGCCGATCCCGTTGGTGACGATGGCGTAAAGCAGCGCCGCGAGGAAGAAGAGCCCGATGCCGACCGCCACGATCCCGTAAAGCCGGAACCGGGTCTCGGCGGCGTTGCGGCGGCGGGTGCGGGCATCGGCCGTCAAAAGCGAGCCTGTGCGGGCGGGTGCGGCCGGAACCGGGCGCACATCCGAGACGGGGATGTCGGTCATTCGTACTGCTCCCGGTACTTGCGCACGATATAAAGGGCAAAGATGTTCAGCCCCAGCGTGATGACGAAAAGCGTCATCCCCAGCGCGAAGGCGACCAGCGCCTCGGGGCTTGCGAAATCGGCATCGCCGGTCAGCTGGCTGACGATCTTGGCGGTCACGGTCGTCATCGCATCGAAGGGGTTCATCGACAGCTTGGCCGCGGCCCCTGCCCCCAGCACCACGATCATGGTCTCGCCGATGGCCCGGCTCGCGGCCAGCAGGATCGCGCCCACGATGCCCGGCAGCGCTGCCGGAAGCACCACCTGCTTGACGGTCTCGGACCGGGTCGCGCCCAGCCCGAGCGAGCCGTCGCGCATCGATTGCGGCACCGCGTTGATGATGTCATCGGACAGCGAGCTGACGAAGGGGATCAGCATGATGCCCATCACCAGCCCCGCCGTAATCACCGCCGTTCCGGCCTGCATCAGCCCGACCCCGTCCTGGCCGAAGACCTTCAGCAGCAGCGGCCCGACCGTCAAGAGCGCGAACAGCCCGTAGACGATGGTGGGAATGCCCGCCAGCACCTCGAGCATGGGCTTGGCGACGGCGCGGACATGGGAGGAGGCGTATTCCGACAGGTAAAGTGCCGCGAAAAGCCCGATCGGCACCGACACCGCCAGCGCGATGACCGAGATGTAGAAGGTGCCCCACAGAAGTGGCAGGATGCCAAGCTCGGAGCCGCCGCCGAAGCTGGGGCTCCAGGTGGTGCCGAAGAAGAACTCCCGCGCGGGATAAAGCCGGAAGAAATCGATGGTGTTGAAGATCAGCGACAGCACGATGCCGATGGTGGTCAGTATGGCGACGGTCGCGGCGAAGATCAGGGCATAGCGGATGCCTGTCTCGACCGAATTGCGGGCGCGGAAGGTCGGCGTGGTGCGGATCAGCGACAGCGCGAAGCCGCCCATCGCCAGCGCCAGCACCGCCACTGTCATCGCGATCCGGCCCTCGCCCGACAGCGTGCGATAGCGCTGAGCGGCGTAAAGCTCGGGCGCGCCGACATTCGATCCCAGCGCCACGCCGACCGCGCCCAGCCGGTTACGGATATCGGTAAAGCCGGCGCGGATGTCGCGCGCCTCGCGGCGGGTCATCTCGCCCTCGGCCACCGCCTTGTCGAGCCCCTCGGCCACCCGGCGCACATCGCTCATCACCAGACCGCGTGTCGTGCCCCCGGTGATGGCCGCCTCGGGCAGCAGCGCCGAAACCCGCGCATCGATGGCGACGGGCTGAACCAGCAGCCAGACCCCCAGCATCAGGAAGGCCGGAACCATGGTCACAAGCGCCACATTGGTGCCGTAATAGGCCGGCAGCGAATGCAGCAGGCGTATGTCGCCCCCCGCCCCGCCAAGCGCCCGGCGCCGTCCCAGCACGAAGCCGAGCGCGCCCAGGGCGAGCAGGATGAGGACGAGCCAGAAAACAGGCATGACCGCTCCGTCTTTGAAATGACAATCCCTCGAACCGGGGCGGGCAGCCGGTCCGCCGCCCGCCCCGAAGTCGAGGGCTTAGTTGCTCATGGTTTCTTCGTTGGCAACCTTCGCCTGGGTCGCGGCCAGCTCGGGGTCGGACACGAGGCCATAGGCCGCCAGCGGGCCGTCGGGGCCGGCCATCTCGTCAGAGACGAAGAATTCGGCGAATTCCTTCAGGCCGGGGATCACGCCGATATGGGCCTTCTTGATGTAGAAGTAGAGCGGGCGCGACACCGGGTAATCGCCCGAGGCGATGGTCTCGGTCGAGGGCGCGACACCCGACATGGTCGCCACTTTCAGCGTGTCGGTGTTGTTCTCGTAGAAGGCCAGTCCGAACACGCCGATGCCGTTCGGGTTGGAATCGATCCGGGCCAGCGTCTCGGTATAGTCGCCGTCGATATCGACCGAGCGGCCATCGGTGCGGACGGTCTTGCAGGCCTTCTCGGCGGCTTTCTCGTCCAGCCCCATGGCTTCCATCTCGGCCATCGCGCCGGTCTCTTCACAGCCCTGGATCAGGACCTTTTCCTCGAACACTTCACGGGTGCCATGCTTGGTGCCGGGGATGAAGGCGGCGATGTCGACGGCGGGCAGCTCGGGATTGGCATCGGCCCAGGTCGCGTTCGGATTGGCGACCATCTTGCCGTCGACCGGCAGCTCGGCGGCCAGCGCGCGATAGATGTCGGCGGGCGTGAAGGCGGTGAAGGCGGGGCCGTTCAGCTGGCTCGCGAAGACGATGCCGTCATAGCCGATCCGGACCTCGATGATGTCCGAGACGCCATTGGCCTTGCAGGCCTCGACTTCCTTGTCCTTGATCGCGCGCGACGCGTTCGCGATGTCGATCGAGGTTTCGCCGACGCCTTCGCAGAAGCGTTTCAGGCCGGCCGAGGAGCCGCCCGATTCCACCACCGGGGTCGGAAAGTCGAAATTCTCGCCGAAGGCCTCGGCGACGATCGAGGCATAGGGCAGCACGGTCGAGGACCCGGCCACCTGCACATTGTCGCGCGCGGCGGCGGCGGTCGCGGAAACGGCGGCGATGGCCAGTGCCGAGGCGGTCAGTTTCGCAAGGGACATGGAAAGCTCCTGATTGGTTCTGGCCACCCGGTTTCCGGCGGCCTCGGGCGGGTCGTAATCCTGCGTCGCCAATCTTTTGTGACAAATGCGTAACGGTTTCATGACAAGCGCCCGGCCCGGCCGCGACATCTTGTGTCGATGCGCAATTATGCCGCCTCAGGTTGCTAAATCGTTGGAAGCGTCACCGAAAACGTGCTTCCCTTGCCGGGCGTGCTGTCGATGCGGAAACGGCCGCGATGCCGGTTGACGATATGCTTGACGATCGCAAGCCCCAGACCGGTGCCGCCCATCTCGCGCGAGCGGTGGTTGTCGACACGGTAGAACCGCTCTGTCAGGCGCGGGATATGCACCGGGTCGAAACCCTCGCCTTCGTCGATCACGTCGACCCTGAGGCCGGGGCCGCGAAAGGCCAACTCGCGTTCCGAGCGGGTCATCTCCAGCCGCAGAACGCCGCCCGAGCCGCCATATTTGATGCCGTTCTCGATGAGGTTGTGAAACACCTGGGTCAGCTGGTCCTCGTCGCCCAGCACAGGCGCCTCCGCCTCGGCCCCGCTCAGCGTCAGCGCGACCCCGGCCTCCTCGGCAAGCGGGCGCAGGGTCTGCACCGCGCTGCGCAACAGCGCCGCCACATCGACCCGCGCACCGGGCCGCATCCGTTCCTCGGCCTCGACCCGGCTGAGCGACAGAAGGTCGGCTACCAGCCGGTTCATGCGCTCGGCCTCGCGCGCCATGATGCCGAGAAACCGCTCGCGCGCCGACTCGTCATCGCGCGCAGGCCCGCGCAGCGTCTCGATGAACCCCATCAGCGCGGTCAGCGGCGTCTTCAGTTCGTGACTGACATTGGCGACGAAATCGCGACGGATCTGCCCGGCCTGCTCGAGATCGGAAATGTCGGTGAAGCTGAGCACCACGCCGCCCGCGGCGACCCCGACGAGCGGGCTGGCGGTGACGTCATAGGTCGTGTCGCGGCCAAGCGCGCTGCGCGGATAGCGCGCCCGGCGGGGCTGACGCAGCCGCAGGGCCTCCTCGACGCAGTCGAGCAGCGCCGGATGGCGCAGGACGGTGATGTAATGCCGCCCGGCGCCGGCCGCCCCGAACAGCGCCTCGGCGGCGCCGTTCATGCCGCTGATCCGCTCGTCCGCCCCGATCAGCAGAACCGGAACCGGCACCCCGGCGATGATCGACAATCCGAGAGATTCGTTCACCTTTCACCCCATTGCGGCAATGACCCCGGTCGCCCCTGACGTGACGGCCAAACGCGACGGAACCGACCTTTAGGCAATTGCCAGATTGGACGGTCTCGCGCTATAGGCTGACAAGTGTGCATGGCGTAACAGACATGTTGACAGTTTGGTTAACCGAGTTTGTTCAGACATTGGGCCATCACGGCCAGTCGCCAAAGGGAGTGCGACTATGGGAAACACCAGCACAGACCGATCCGCGCAGATGGCCTCCGCGATCACCAGCACCGGAATGGTGCTTCTGATCGGGTTCGATCAGCTCGAACAACCGCAACTGGGGATGCCTTTCGCCGGAGCGCGTTGCGAACATCTGCCCTATGCCCTGGTGCAGGCCGCGCTGTCGTCGATCCAATGCGTCGACATGATCGTCTCGCCGCTGCTGACCGACGAGTTCGACGCGATGGACCTGGCCCAGCAGCTTCAGCTCGGCGGCTATCGCGGGCTTTACGTCGTGGTGACCCCGGTTCTGCCCGATACCGAGATCATCCGGCGGGAAATCGCCGCGCATTGTCCGAAGCTGACGGTGCATATGATCCCGCGCGCGCGGCATTAGCAGGGCTTCCGCCGCGGTCGACAGGATCGGCGCAAGACGGCGCTGCCGCCCAGCGGCACCTCCGCGCTCACCCGGCCGTCAGACCGGTGCGGTAGCGCGCGGCATTCTCGCGATAGTGACGCGCGGACCGGCGCAGCCCTTCGATCGCATCGGCATCGAGCTGGCGCACGAATTTGGCAGGCGCGCCCATCACCAGGCTGTTATCGGGGATTTCCTTGCCCTCGGTCACCAGCGCCCCCGCGCCGATCAGGCAGTTCCGCCCGATCCTGGCCCCGTTCAGCACCGTCGCGCCCATCCCGATCAGGGTATTCTCGCCAATGGTGCAGCCATGCAGCATCGCCTTGTGGCCAATGGTACAGCCCGCGCCGATGGTCAGCGGATAGCCCATATCGGTATGGCAGACGGTGTTTTCCTGGATATTGGTCCCCTCGCCCACCGTGATCGGCTCGTTGTCGCCGCGCAGCGTGGCGCCGAACCAGACCGAGGCGCCCGTCCCGAGGATCACCTTGCCGATCACATTGGCATCGGGCGCGATCCAGACATCGCCGTCCTCGGGCAGGGTCGGCGTAACTCCGTCAAGCGTGTAGAGGGTCATGGCAGGGCCTCGAATTCGGCCTGAAGCGCGCGCACATGCCCGGTCAGGCCGGGCTGCTGGCTGCGTCTCAGGCGGGTGGCGGTCAGGATGGTCTTGAGCTTCTCTTCGGTGGCGTCGAGATCGTCATTCACCAGCACGAAATCGTAGCCGTCCCAGTGGCTGATCTCGTCCCAGCTTTTCTGCATCCGTCCGGCGATGGTCTCGGCTGTGTCCTGGCCGCGGTCGACCAGACGCCGGCGCAGCTCAGCGATCGAGGGCGGCAGCAGGAAGACCGACAGCGTGTTCGGGCCGAGCGCCGAGGCGCGGATCTGTTGCGCCCCCTGCCAGTCGATATCGAACAGCACGTCCTGCCCGGCCTCGATGGCGGCCCGCACCGGCGCCTCGGGCGAGCCGTAGAAATTGCCGAAGACATGGGCATGTTCCAGCATCGCGCCCCGCGCCACCTGGGCCTTGAAGGCGGGCTCGGTCAGGAAATGGTAATCCTTGCCGTCGATCTCGCCGGGCCGCGGCGCCCGGGTCGTGGCCGAGACCGAGAACGCGATTTCGGGGTCCCAGGCACGCAGCCTGCGGGCCAGGGTCGATTTGCCCGCGCCCGAGGGCGAGGACAGGATGATCAGCAATCCGCGCCGTGCCGCCATCGGTTCTTACTCCACGTTCTGGACCTGTTCGCGCATCTGATCGATGGCCGCCTTGAGGTCAAGCCCGACCCGGGTCAGCCCGGCCGACTGGGCCTTGGAACAGAGCGTGTTGGCCTCGCGGTTGAATTCCTGCATCAGGAAGTCGAGCCTGCGACCGACCGGCTCGCCGGAGGCCAGAAGCGCCCTGGCGGCGGCGACATGGGCGCGGAGCCGGTCGAGTTCTTCGGTGACATCGGCCTTGACCGCGATCATCGCCAGTTCCTGCGCCACCCGGTCGGGATCGGCCCCCGCGACCGCCTCCATCACCCGGGCGAGGCTCGCCCGCAGCGTTTCCCCGATCTGGTCGCGTCGGGCCTCGGCGGCCTCGGCTGCGCGGTCGGTCAGTGACGAAATTGTGGCGAGATGGTCGCAAAGCACCCGTTCCAGTGCCGCGCCCTCGCTGGCCCGCATTGTCATGAATTCGTCAAGAAGCGGGGTCAGATCGGCGCTCAGCGCGGCCAGGAGCGGGGCGGTCTCGGGCTCGGGCTCGGCGCTCTCGGCCAGCCCGCGCAAGGCGAGGATCTCGACCGCGCTCGACGGCGCAAGCGACAGCCCCTGACGGGCCGCCTCGGCCTCGACATGACCCAGCATCGCCAGCACCGAGCGCAGGACCGCCGGGTCGATCTGCAGCCCGCCCCGCCCCGAATCGCGGGCCGAAATGCGCAGGTTCAGGGTCAGGCTGCCGCGCGTCACACGGCTCTGGACCGCCGCGCGCACCGCGGGTTCGAGCCCGGGCACCCAGTCCGGCAGGCGCAGACGGAGGTCGAGCCCCTTGCCGTTCACGCCGCGCAATTCCCATGTCCAGGCATGGGTTTCCGTCTGCCCGGACCGGGCGGCAAAGGCGGTCATCGACTGCAACATGGAGCCGTTAACCTTCGGTATAGAAAAGGCGCGAATACGTGGCCATTTTGTGGCAAATTCCTTTCAACGGGGATCGTCCCGCGATAGCACTTATGGCAGGGGGCGACAATGTCGCGGTCACGCTGCCCGCGGCGATACCGAGATGCAAGGAGACTGCCATGGCGGAGTCCGAGACCCATCCCCGCGCTGCGGTGATCGCATTGTCGGGATATCGAACCGGTGGCGCCCTGTCCGCCCTGGACGACATCGAACGCTACTGGACGCAGCTGCGCGACGATCAGGGCGGTCTGCCCAGCCGGACCCAGCTTGACCCGCGCGGATTCTCCCGGGCGCTGTCGAACTGTTTCGTGGCCGAGGCCATGGCACCGCGCCACCTGCGGCTGCGGCTGACCGGCCAGCACATGACCGATCTGATGGGCATGGACATGCGCGGCATGCCGCTTTCGGCGATGATCCTGCCGGAATCGCGCCCGGAGCTGGAAGACAAGATCGAGGCGCTCATGACCGGCGATGGCACAGCGCTCCGGCTGACGCTGATCTCGCCGCGCAGCTATAACCGGGCGGCGCTGTTCGCGGGCATGCTGCTGCTGCCCCTGGCGCGCGAGAACGGCACCCCCGCCAAGATCCTCGGTGCGCTGGCAACGGTCGGCACCGTCGGCTGGACGCCCCGGCGCTTCCAGATCCTTGGCGAGACCGCCAATCCCGCCCAGCGCCCTGCCCTTGCCGAGGGCGAGAGTGGCCGCCCGAAACTGACGGTCATCCAAGGCGGCGTCGAGGAACCCGAACCGGCCTGCTGAATTTTCCGAACTGTCCTGCGCGGGGCCCGGGCGACGGGGATCGCCCGTCCGGATCAAGACACCCGCCCGCCAGGAAGGTGCGCGGGGTTTTTATTTTAAATCCGACAGATGCAGCCGCTATCTCATGCAATGCGGCAAGACTGGGGCAGCGGCGGCGCCAGGCCGCTCCTGCCCGTCCGGCCCGATCACATCGCCGCGGCCGCGGCCGCGGCGTCATTGCGCGCCGACAGTTCCTCGGCCACGAGGAAGGCCAGCTCCAGCGCCTGGCTGGCATTGAGCCGCGGGTCGCAGGCGGTGTGATAGCGCGAGGACAGATCCTCGTCGGTCACGGCGCGCACGCCGCCGGTGCATTCGGTCACGTCCTTGCCGGTCATCTCGAAATGCACCCCGCCCGGGATCGAGCCCTCGGCCTTGTGCACGGCAAAGAACTCCTGCACTTCGCGCAGCACCGCATCGAAGGGCCGGGTCTTGAACCCGCTCGCCGATTTGATGGTGTTGCCATGCATCGGGTCGCAGACCCAGAGCACCTCGGCCCCCATCTCGCGCACCACGCGGATGAGCCGCGGCAGGTGATCGCCCACCTTGCCCGCGCCGAAGCGCGATATCAGCGTCAGCCGTCCCGGCACATTGTCGGGGTTCAGCTTCCCGATCAGGACCTTGAGATCGTCCTCGACCATCGAGGGGCCGCATTTGAGCCCGATCGGGTTCATCACGCCGCGGCAGAACTCGACATGCGCGCCGTCGATCTGACGGGTGCGGTCGCCGATCCAGATCATGTGGCCCGAGCCAGCGATCCAGTTGCCCGAGGTCGAGTCGATCCGCGTCAGGGCCTCTTCATATTCCAGAAGAAGCGCCTCATGCGAGGTGAAGAAGTCGACCGACGAGAGCCCGTTCATGGTCTCGCCATTGACACCCGCCGCGGTCATGAAGGCCAGCGTGTCGCTGATCCGGTTGGCCATGTCGCGGTATTTCTCGGCCTCGTCGCGCTCGAGAAAGCCCAGCGTCCAGGCATGCACCCGGTGGATATCGGCAAAGCCGCCCTTCGAGAAGGCGCGCAGCAGATTAAGCGAGGCCGCGGCCTGGGTATAGGCCTGCAGCATCCGCGACGGGTCGGGGATGCGCGCCTCGGGGGTGAAATCGAAACCGTTGACGATGTCGCCGCGATAGCTGGGCAGTTCGGTCCCGTTCAGGGTCTCGGTCGCGGCCGAACGCGGCTTGGCGAACTGGCCCGCCATCCGGCCGACCTTGACCACCGGCACCTTGGCGCCCCAGGTCAGCACGATGGCCATCTGCAGAAGCACCTTGAAGGTGTCGCGGATGGTGTCGGCGGAAAATTCAGAAAAGCTCTCGGCACAGTCGCCGCCCTGCAGCAGGAAGGCCTTGCCCTGCGCCGCCTGTCCGAGTTTCGCCGTCAGGTTCCGGGCCTCGCCCGCGAAGACCAGAGGCGGATACTTGGCAAGCTGCGCCTCGACGGCGGCCAGTGCCGCCGGATCGGTGTAATCGGGCATCTGCACCCGCGGGCGCGCACGCCAATCCGATTTCTGCCAGGTCGTCATCGTCATGGTTCCATGCTCGTCATCAGTTCCGGCCTTATAGGTCGTCGGGGCGCATCCGGCTACCCGGAATTCGCCCTGTGCCCGGGCACGCCGCGATCCGCATGCAATCCGCGCGCGCCGGACGGTCGGTTCGGCAACGCTGCGCAACACCGCGCCGGGCCTTGATCCCGGCAGGCAAACCTGTATCGCTGATCGGACAAGACGCGCGGAGGGACCTTTGCCAGCAGCTCCCGAGAGATACGGCCCAAGCTTGGCGGCCGCTGCCGAAGGGCGGACGCAAGACCTCGTTTTCGTCCTGCTCGACCGCTTCACGATGATGAGCTTCGCGGGTGCCATCGAGCCCTTTCGCATCGCCAACCGGATGGCAGGCCGG is part of the Rhodovulum sp. MB263 genome and encodes:
- a CDS encoding YicC/YloC family endoribonuclease gives rise to the protein MLQSMTAFAARSGQTETHAWTWELRGVNGKGLDLRLRLPDWVPGLEPAVRAAVQSRVTRGSLTLNLRISARDSGRGGLQIDPAVLRSVLAMLGHVEAEAARQGLSLAPSSAVEILALRGLAESAEPEPETAPLLAALSADLTPLLDEFMTMRASEGAALERVLCDHLATISSLTDRAAEAAEARRDQIGETLRASLARVMEAVAGADPDRVAQELAMIAVKADVTEELDRLRAHVAAARALLASGEPVGRRLDFLMQEFNREANTLCSKAQSAGLTRVGLDLKAAIDQMREQVQNVE
- a CDS encoding PAS domain-containing protein is translated as MAESETHPRAAVIALSGYRTGGALSALDDIERYWTQLRDDQGGLPSRTQLDPRGFSRALSNCFVAEAMAPRHLRLRLTGQHMTDLMGMDMRGMPLSAMILPESRPELEDKIEALMTGDGTALRLTLISPRSYNRAALFAGMLLLPLARENGTPAKILGALATVGTVGWTPRRFQILGETANPAQRPALAEGESGRPKLTVIQGGVEEPEPAC
- a CDS encoding class II 3-deoxy-7-phosphoheptulonate synthase, with amino-acid sequence MTTWQKSDWRARPRVQMPDYTDPAALAAVEAQLAKYPPLVFAGEARNLTAKLGQAAQGKAFLLQGGDCAESFSEFSADTIRDTFKVLLQMAIVLTWGAKVPVVKVGRMAGQFAKPRSAATETLNGTELPSYRGDIVNGFDFTPEARIPDPSRMLQAYTQAAASLNLLRAFSKGGFADIHRVHAWTLGFLERDEAEKYRDMANRISDTLAFMTAAGVNGETMNGLSSVDFFTSHEALLLEYEEALTRIDSTSGNWIAGSGHMIWIGDRTRQIDGAHVEFCRGVMNPIGLKCGPSMVEDDLKVLIGKLNPDNVPGRLTLISRFGAGKVGDHLPRLIRVVREMGAEVLWVCDPMHGNTIKSASGFKTRPFDAVLREVQEFFAVHKAEGSIPGGVHFEMTGKDVTECTGGVRAVTDEDLSSRYHTACDPRLNASQALELAFLVAEELSARNDAAAAAAAM